One genomic segment of Pseudoalteromonas sp. GCY includes these proteins:
- a CDS encoding DUF3334 family protein, translating into MAKSKVISTEDILSTLCHSVTEVLSSASGNQINYSAMVQKITRTCMRPDIGCFVLFDGGFTGLVVTNFTAQAAMEVYTDYMRNMGMPEEEIAHSHLSDDVANVLGELMNQIVGDFTNKVREQLHTSITQNQPKMMAINKQVQISVDTTMDRPQARRVTFTTQGQNIFYLELAMDKTEFIKLHDFDIAESVDPDDIIASQAEKKKPAEPQEEDVIDDDFMDRLGL; encoded by the coding sequence ATGGCGAAAAGCAAAGTGATTAGCACAGAAGACATCCTCTCAACGCTATGCCACTCAGTAACAGAAGTTCTGTCGTCGGCAAGCGGCAACCAAATTAACTATTCCGCGATGGTACAAAAGATCACCCGTACCTGTATGAGGCCTGACATCGGCTGTTTCGTATTGTTTGATGGCGGCTTTACCGGTTTAGTCGTAACTAATTTTACCGCGCAAGCAGCAATGGAGGTGTATACCGATTACATGCGCAACATGGGCATGCCTGAAGAAGAAATTGCGCATAGTCATTTATCCGATGACGTTGCCAACGTATTGGGTGAGTTGATGAACCAGATTGTTGGTGATTTCACCAATAAAGTACGTGAGCAACTACATACCTCTATCACGCAAAACCAACCTAAGATGATGGCTATCAACAAACAGGTGCAGATCTCGGTAGACACAACGATGGATCGCCCGCAGGCGAGACGCGTTACCTTTACCACTCAAGGCCAGAATATTTTCTATCTTGAATTGGCAATGGATAAAACTGAATTTATTAAGCTACATGACTTTGATATTGCGGAGTCGGTAGACCCAGATGACATTATTGCAAGTCAGGCTGAGAAGAAAAAGCCAGCGGAGCCGCAGGAAGAAGATGTTATAGATGACGACTTTATGGATCGGTTAGGATTGTAA
- a CDS encoding bifunctional 4-hydroxy-2-oxoglutarate aldolase/2-dehydro-3-deoxy-phosphogluconate aldolase, translating into MSIKEILSAAPVVPVIVIDNLEDAVPLATALFNGGLKALEVTLRTPVAAQAVKDIKAALPDAYVGTGTVVDKATFNASVEAGADFMVSPGVNDELLELAKSSSIPFLPGAATPSEVMKLASHGFEFLKFFPAEAAGGAPMLKSIGGPIPQVKFCPTGGISLATAPKYLALDNVVCVGGTWMLDKALIANKDWQAIEALAKQASEVK; encoded by the coding sequence ATGAGTATTAAAGAGATATTGTCAGCAGCACCAGTGGTTCCGGTTATCGTTATTGATAACCTCGAAGACGCGGTGCCGCTTGCTACGGCATTGTTTAATGGTGGCTTAAAAGCACTCGAAGTGACACTTCGTACACCGGTGGCAGCGCAAGCGGTAAAAGACATTAAAGCGGCTTTACCAGACGCCTATGTCGGTACTGGTACGGTAGTGGATAAGGCAACCTTTAATGCCTCTGTAGAAGCCGGCGCTGACTTTATGGTAAGTCCAGGTGTTAATGACGAATTATTGGAACTGGCTAAGTCGTCAAGTATTCCATTTCTTCCAGGTGCTGCAACGCCAAGCGAAGTGATGAAGCTTGCAAGTCATGGTTTTGAATTCTTAAAGTTTTTCCCAGCAGAAGCAGCAGGCGGTGCACCAATGCTTAAATCCATTGGCGGACCAATTCCACAAGTAAAATTCTGTCCAACGGGTGGTATTTCGTTGGCAACTGCACCTAAGTATCTTGCACTCGACAATGTGGTATGTGTGGGTGGTACTTGGATGCTTGATAAAGCACTTATCGCAAACAAAGACTGGCAAGCCATTGAAGCGCTTGCGAAACAAGCAAGTGAAGTAAAATAG
- the cmoA gene encoding carboxy-S-adenosyl-L-methionine synthase CmoA, with translation MTGKDSIYATEQAVKDFTFDANVVEVFPDMIQRSVPGYATIVSTMGKLAGTYAQSNSNLYDLGCSLGAVTLSMRRNIDKENCHIIAVDNSQPMVERCQLHLKGFKSDVPVSVTLGDINEIEISNASVVAMNFTLQFIPPENRKAVLEKIYQGLKPGGVLLLSEKIRGENGTKDNLLIDLHHDFKRHNGYSELEISQKRTAIENVMRTDSLSTHMTRLEDIGFNQTQVWYQCFNFCSMVAIK, from the coding sequence GTGACGGGCAAAGACAGTATTTATGCCACTGAGCAAGCAGTAAAAGATTTCACTTTCGACGCCAATGTCGTCGAAGTGTTTCCAGATATGATCCAGCGCTCAGTGCCGGGCTACGCGACAATAGTAAGCACAATGGGCAAACTTGCGGGTACTTATGCGCAAAGTAACTCAAACTTATATGACTTAGGCTGCTCTTTAGGCGCGGTCACGCTAAGCATGCGTAGAAATATAGATAAAGAAAACTGTCATATCATTGCCGTGGATAATTCACAGCCTATGGTAGAGCGCTGCCAACTGCATTTAAAAGGCTTTAAATCTGACGTCCCAGTCTCGGTCACTTTAGGTGATATCAATGAAATAGAGATTAGCAATGCATCTGTCGTTGCGATGAACTTCACCCTACAGTTTATCCCACCAGAAAACCGCAAAGCGGTTCTCGAAAAAATATATCAGGGTTTAAAACCTGGTGGCGTACTGCTATTAAGTGAAAAAATCCGCGGTGAAAACGGTACTAAAGACAACTTACTTATCGACCTTCACCACGACTTTAAACGCCACAATGGCTACTCAGAATTAGAGATCAGCCAAAAACGCACCGCGATTGAAAACGTGATGCGCACGGACTCGTTGAGTACCCATATGACAAGATTAGAGGATATTGGCTTTAATCAAACTCAAGTGTGGTATCAGTGCTTTAACTTCTGCTCAATGGTAGCAATAAAATAG
- a CDS encoding response regulator, which yields MSSKALLSWIALFALMAALGSAALIYYSTTTHSTLATDVNTAYHNHLSLEMYSKDKNAQWLDDIKSAPSHSLPLPLQQIYETQARLKSRFLADTVEQVDLPQSYQNAISQLPLIANAELETSTNQQLKILLITGLAFAVLTLFLSFYVWFMRTKHFSPLYRIVNTLRAQALNGAPLSVAPTNSDADVKRLTQAIHAATTSQSQKLASAAIIENYNRELKSITGSEPIVRHALEFIANEFNAPSVCLYANSEDDTLSLVKSHGVTPSHSIIASTIAFCATNNEPQVQQEPLWLKEQEVEVKLQSRYCFPLAIGNHVVYVLLVGSAQALIDSQFEALEYLCKDLSLALAINENIEKQQKTESALSEQLELTHHIINAIPNPTYYRSTDGVFMGVNKSFLALLDQFEVDVIGAKLDEIFDLGIASLFESKAHEIITTTQEQTYEVLLLDGQEQARELIVYEAPFFNENGAVAGIVGMYLDVSERNQLQRELIEAKDLAQNSAKAKSEFLANMSHEIRTPMNAIIGMSHLALATELNAKQHDYVSKIDTAAKQLLRLINDILDFSKIEAGKIELEYQAFSTEKLLDSVATIVSVKAQEKQLELVFDLDSQVPYCVIGDQFRISQVLINLAGNAVKFTETGEVVIHVALVNVEKGLAKIKFSVKDSGIGMNKRQQKNLFQSFSQADNSITRKYGGTGLGLTISQQLVKLMGGEIYVESEENVGSEFYFTLEMEVSDELSQAKMASTHLSELSATIIDDNQHALDVLSGMLTNFGMQVCSYLDPHKALNQFVLTQDLPDLIFVDWHMPKLDGIELITKLQSQVDVSQSKFILVTAYGRELNLNDSQASLVDGVLLKPINPSNLVDVIQNAVFDSPEIRTTITKKEQTISKQALNGISILVAEDQPVNQEIAVEILSSFGAQVAVADNGQEAIEQVHSKYIDIVLMDMQMPVMDGITATQNLRIEFDKNTLPILAMTANAMEEDIQTCIDAGMNGHVTKPIDVEQLVKSILKYASAETSSLLATPVANPTEVTTEVEEVDEVIEFEGIDIAEGIARAAGNQKVYFDILEKFLSQQIEELINLKQALAIENFELAHSMLHALKGASANLSIVKLTEEFKHIEASLNVRPPNASEIDELIKYVKYALEQCQKRRKREVTQQVVDVTKNNEEKGGNSQLEELIQLACALRDYDTQATELVDSISVSSYLTEPELQKLKTAIARFEFNEAFMMLTSIKHVEEAPELNAGKGALH from the coding sequence ATGTCCTCAAAAGCATTACTAAGTTGGATCGCACTTTTCGCCTTGATGGCAGCCCTAGGAAGCGCAGCGCTTATCTACTACTCAACAACCACTCATAGCACACTCGCGACCGACGTTAATACCGCTTATCACAACCACCTCTCACTTGAGATGTATAGCAAAGATAAAAACGCCCAATGGCTCGATGACATCAAATCTGCACCAAGTCACTCATTACCACTACCGCTACAACAAATTTATGAAACCCAAGCAAGATTAAAATCTCGATTTTTAGCAGATACGGTTGAACAGGTCGATTTACCTCAAAGTTATCAAAACGCCATCTCACAACTGCCTCTCATTGCAAACGCAGAACTCGAAACAAGCACCAATCAACAACTTAAAATACTGTTGATTACTGGCCTTGCTTTCGCGGTGTTAACACTATTTTTAAGCTTTTATGTTTGGTTTATGCGCACCAAACATTTCTCCCCGCTCTATCGCATCGTCAATACGCTACGTGCACAAGCGTTAAACGGCGCCCCTCTTTCAGTAGCACCCACAAACAGTGACGCCGATGTAAAACGGCTCACACAAGCGATCCATGCAGCCACCACTTCTCAAAGCCAAAAGTTGGCGTCAGCCGCAATTATCGAAAACTATAATCGCGAACTAAAATCAATCACCGGTTCCGAGCCTATCGTGCGCCACGCACTAGAGTTTATTGCCAATGAGTTCAATGCACCGAGTGTTTGCCTCTATGCCAATTCAGAAGACGACACCTTGTCGTTAGTGAAAAGCCATGGGGTGACACCAAGCCACTCAATTATTGCGTCCACGATAGCGTTTTGCGCAACAAATAATGAACCACAAGTACAACAAGAACCGTTGTGGCTCAAAGAACAAGAAGTTGAAGTGAAGTTGCAAAGCCGTTATTGCTTTCCACTAGCCATCGGTAATCATGTAGTTTATGTGCTGCTAGTCGGTAGTGCTCAGGCGTTGATAGACAGCCAATTTGAAGCGCTTGAGTACTTGTGTAAGGACTTAAGTCTCGCGCTTGCTATTAATGAAAATATCGAAAAACAACAAAAGACAGAGTCGGCCTTAAGCGAACAACTTGAACTTACCCACCACATTATCAATGCTATCCCAAACCCTACGTACTATCGTTCTACTGACGGTGTATTTATGGGGGTAAACAAGTCCTTTTTGGCACTGTTAGATCAATTTGAAGTAGATGTGATTGGCGCCAAACTAGACGAGATTTTTGATTTAGGAATAGCCAGTCTATTTGAGTCCAAAGCCCACGAAATTATCACCACAACCCAAGAGCAAACTTACGAAGTACTATTGCTCGATGGCCAAGAGCAGGCGCGGGAACTGATTGTATACGAAGCGCCATTTTTTAATGAAAATGGCGCTGTAGCTGGGATTGTTGGCATGTACCTTGATGTTTCGGAGAGGAACCAACTGCAACGTGAGCTCATAGAGGCAAAAGACTTGGCTCAAAACTCGGCAAAAGCGAAAAGCGAATTCCTCGCCAACATGAGCCATGAAATTAGAACCCCAATGAACGCGATTATTGGTATGTCTCATCTCGCACTCGCGACCGAATTAAATGCAAAACAGCACGACTACGTATCAAAAATAGATACTGCGGCAAAGCAATTACTGAGATTAATCAACGATATACTCGATTTTTCGAAAATCGAAGCTGGTAAAATCGAGTTAGAATATCAGGCTTTTTCAACAGAAAAGTTACTCGACAGTGTTGCTACCATCGTCAGTGTAAAAGCCCAAGAAAAACAACTAGAGTTGGTCTTTGATCTTGACTCACAAGTGCCCTACTGTGTGATTGGCGATCAATTTAGAATAAGCCAAGTACTCATCAATTTAGCGGGTAACGCGGTTAAATTCACAGAAACCGGTGAGGTTGTTATTCATGTTGCCCTCGTCAATGTCGAAAAAGGGTTAGCGAAAATTAAGTTTAGCGTCAAAGACTCCGGTATTGGTATGAATAAACGCCAGCAAAAAAACCTATTTCAATCTTTCTCGCAAGCAGACAATTCGATCACCCGAAAATATGGCGGTACTGGACTCGGCCTCACGATTTCACAGCAACTGGTCAAGCTTATGGGGGGAGAAATATATGTTGAGAGTGAGGAGAACGTCGGTTCGGAGTTTTATTTCACATTAGAAATGGAAGTCAGTGACGAGCTGAGTCAGGCGAAAATGGCCTCTACCCACTTATCAGAGCTATCAGCAACAATCATTGACGATAACCAACACGCATTGGACGTTTTAAGCGGTATGCTAACAAACTTTGGTATGCAGGTTTGCTCTTATTTAGACCCTCATAAGGCATTAAATCAATTCGTCCTGACACAAGATTTACCAGATCTTATTTTCGTCGATTGGCATATGCCAAAATTAGATGGTATCGAGCTGATCACTAAGCTGCAATCGCAAGTCGATGTGTCGCAAAGTAAGTTCATTTTAGTCACAGCTTATGGTCGAGAATTAAACCTCAACGATAGCCAAGCCAGTTTAGTCGATGGTGTACTTTTAAAGCCGATTAATCCGTCAAATCTTGTGGACGTTATTCAAAATGCCGTGTTTGACTCACCAGAAATAAGAACCACTATCACCAAAAAAGAACAAACGATTAGTAAACAAGCACTAAATGGCATATCGATTTTGGTTGCGGAGGATCAACCCGTCAACCAGGAAATCGCAGTGGAGATCTTATCTAGCTTCGGAGCTCAAGTGGCAGTCGCTGATAATGGGCAAGAAGCCATTGAGCAAGTTCATAGCAAATACATAGATATTGTTTTAATGGATATGCAAATGCCAGTGATGGATGGCATTACCGCGACGCAAAACCTTCGTATAGAGTTCGATAAAAATACACTTCCTATTCTCGCGATGACCGCCAACGCCATGGAAGAAGACATCCAGACTTGCATCGATGCTGGTATGAATGGCCACGTCACCAAACCCATCGACGTTGAGCAACTCGTTAAAAGTATTTTGAAATACGCAAGTGCTGAGACCAGTAGCCTTTTAGCAACGCCCGTAGCAAACCCAACAGAAGTCACTACAGAGGTAGAGGAAGTTGATGAGGTCATTGAGTTTGAAGGCATTGATATTGCCGAGGGTATTGCTCGAGCCGCGGGCAACCAGAAGGTTTACTTCGATATCTTAGAAAAGTTCCTGTCCCAGCAGATTGAAGAGCTGATCAATTTAAAACAGGCTTTAGCCATTGAGAATTTTGAACTTGCACATAGCATGCTACATGCATTAAAAGGCGCTAGCGCTAACCTTTCGATTGTTAAGCTAACTGAAGAGTTTAAGCACATTGAGGCTTCTCTTAACGTCCGCCCACCTAATGCGAGCGAAATTGACGAGCTGATTAAATACGTTAAATATGCACTGGAACAATGCCAGAAGCGCCGTAAAAGAGAGGTAACTCAACAGGTAGTAGATGTAACGAAAAACAACGAAGAAAAAGGTGGTAATAGTCAATTAGAGGAACTCATCCAGCTCGCGTGTGCGTTAAGAGATTATGATACTCAAGCCACAGAGTTAGTAGACTCAATTTCGGTAAGTAGCTATTTGACGGAACCAGAACTACAGAAATTAAAAACCGCCATCGCCCGCTTTGAGTTCAATGAAGCCTTTATGATGCTAACATCCATTAAACATGTAGAAGAAGCACCTGAGCTTAATGCAGGAAAAGGCGCACTGCATTAG
- the gap gene encoding type I glyceraldehyde-3-phosphate dehydrogenase codes for MINIAINGYGRIGRNVLRALYESGQNKDIKVVAINDLAPANVNAHLTQFDSVHGRFQEQVVLNDNTLVIGGDEITLTQERDPANLPWKALNVDIVLECTGLFTSREAAAKHIEAGAKKVIVSAPGTDMDATVVHGVNSEVLNAESTIISNASCTTNCLAPIAKVLNDTIGIEQGSMTTIHAYTNDQNLSDVYHPDLYRARSATQSMIPTKTGAAKAVGLVLPELAGKLDGMAVRVPTINVSLVDLTFVAKRDTSKEEVNAAIKAAAEGAMSAILEYNELPLVSIDFNHNPASSVFDSTQTKVDGKLVKVMAWYDNEWGFSCRMLDQVKALGAFL; via the coding sequence ATGATTAATATCGCAATTAATGGCTATGGACGTATCGGTCGTAACGTACTTCGTGCACTGTATGAGTCAGGTCAGAATAAAGACATCAAAGTCGTTGCCATCAACGATCTCGCACCTGCAAACGTAAACGCGCATTTGACTCAATTTGACTCTGTACATGGTCGCTTTCAAGAGCAGGTTGTTCTTAACGACAACACACTCGTTATCGGTGGTGACGAAATCACGCTAACGCAAGAGCGTGACCCTGCAAATCTTCCTTGGAAAGCGCTAAACGTTGATATCGTGCTTGAATGTACAGGGTTGTTCACTTCTCGCGAAGCTGCGGCTAAACACATTGAAGCTGGTGCGAAAAAAGTGATTGTATCTGCGCCGGGCACAGATATGGATGCAACGGTTGTTCATGGCGTTAACAGCGAAGTGCTAAATGCTGAATCAACCATTATCTCTAACGCATCTTGTACCACAAACTGTCTTGCGCCTATTGCAAAAGTATTGAATGATACTATTGGTATTGAGCAAGGTAGCATGACAACCATTCATGCCTACACCAACGATCAGAATCTATCAGACGTTTACCACCCTGATTTATATCGTGCGCGTAGTGCCACTCAGTCGATGATCCCGACGAAAACGGGCGCGGCAAAAGCGGTTGGCTTAGTGCTTCCTGAACTTGCTGGCAAACTAGATGGTATGGCGGTTCGTGTGCCAACCATCAACGTATCACTGGTTGATTTAACGTTTGTTGCCAAGCGTGACACTTCAAAAGAAGAAGTGAATGCAGCAATCAAAGCGGCCGCTGAGGGCGCGATGAGTGCAATCCTTGAGTACAATGAATTACCTTTGGTTTCTATCGATTTCAACCACAATCCAGCTTCTTCAGTGTTTGACTCAACACAAACCAAAGTAGATGGAAAGCTGGTAAAAGTGATGGCTTGGTATGATAACGAATGGGGCTTCTCTTGCCGCATGCTAGACCAAGTTAAAGCACTAGGTGCATTTTTATAA
- the adk gene encoding adenylate kinase yields MRIILLGAPGAGKGTQAQFLMDKYGIPQISTGDMLRAAIKEGTPLGLEAKKVMDAGQLVSDEIIIGLVKERIAKEDCANGFLLDGFPRTIPQADAMKENGIKVDHVIEFDVADEIIVERMSGRRVHPGSGRVYHIVYNPPKVEGKDDVTGEDLIIRDDDTEETVRKRLAIYHEQTKPLVDYYSAEADAGNTQYHKLDGTQAVDAVSKQLGELLG; encoded by the coding sequence ATGCGCATCATCTTGCTAGGCGCGCCGGGTGCAGGTAAAGGTACTCAAGCTCAATTTCTAATGGACAAATATGGGATCCCTCAGATCTCGACAGGCGACATGTTACGTGCAGCTATCAAAGAAGGGACTCCGTTGGGTCTTGAAGCGAAAAAAGTCATGGATGCAGGTCAACTAGTATCTGATGAAATCATTATCGGCTTGGTAAAAGAGCGCATCGCAAAAGAAGATTGTGCAAATGGCTTCTTGCTTGATGGCTTCCCACGCACAATTCCACAAGCAGATGCTATGAAAGAAAATGGCATCAAAGTTGACCATGTTATCGAATTTGACGTGGCAGATGAGATCATTGTTGAGCGTATGAGCGGTCGTCGTGTACACCCAGGTTCTGGTCGTGTTTACCACATCGTTTACAACCCGCCTAAAGTAGAAGGCAAAGATGACGTAACGGGTGAAGACCTAATCATTCGTGATGACGACACTGAAGAGACAGTACGTAAACGTCTAGCGATTTACCATGAGCAGACAAAACCTCTAGTAGATTACTATAGTGCGGAAGCGGATGCTGGTAACACGCAATATCACAAACTAGATGGTACACAAGCTGTTGATGCGGTAAGCAAGCAGTTAGGTGAACTATTGGGTTAA
- the cmoB gene encoding tRNA 5-methoxyuridine(34)/uridine 5-oxyacetic acid(34) synthase CmoB, with translation MNHWFTDFYATIAKTPLSHWLETLPAQLSHWQKEAQHGDWPKWEKVIKNLPEISTTHVDIKTKVEIGTGADVNEGHKKQLTHLLKRMMPWRKGPFHLHGVHIDTEWRSDWKWDRLLPHISDLHGRNVLDIGCGSGYHLWRMRGEGAELVVGIDPSDLFLCQFQTIKHFNPDPNVHLLPLGVEQLPELKAFDTVFSMGVLYHRRSPIDFLAQLKSQLRKGGELVLETLVIEGDVNTVLVPTDRYAKMRNVWFIPSCDALTLWLERVGFKDIKVVNKDVTSLDEQRQTPWMETESLADFLDPNDTSKTIEGYPAPLRAIFIAKA, from the coding sequence ATGAATCATTGGTTTACCGACTTTTATGCAACCATTGCGAAAACCCCACTGAGCCATTGGCTAGAAACGTTGCCTGCACAGCTTAGCCATTGGCAAAAAGAAGCCCAACATGGCGACTGGCCGAAATGGGAAAAAGTCATTAAAAATCTACCAGAGATCTCAACTACGCATGTTGATATAAAAACCAAGGTTGAGATAGGTACTGGCGCAGACGTTAATGAAGGTCATAAAAAGCAGTTAACGCATTTACTAAAACGCATGATGCCATGGCGTAAGGGACCATTTCATTTACATGGCGTCCATATTGATACTGAGTGGCGCAGCGACTGGAAGTGGGACCGACTGCTCCCCCATATCAGCGACCTTCATGGCCGTAATGTATTGGATATCGGCTGTGGCTCTGGTTATCACTTGTGGCGTATGCGCGGGGAAGGCGCAGAGCTTGTTGTTGGCATTGATCCCTCCGACCTATTTTTATGCCAATTCCAAACTATTAAACACTTTAACCCCGATCCAAACGTGCATTTACTACCACTAGGTGTAGAGCAACTGCCTGAGTTAAAAGCATTTGATACTGTGTTTTCAATGGGCGTGCTATATCACCGTCGTTCACCAATCGACTTTTTAGCGCAGCTAAAGTCTCAGCTAAGAAAAGGTGGCGAATTAGTGCTAGAAACACTCGTCATTGAGGGTGATGTAAATACAGTTTTAGTGCCGACCGACCGCTACGCCAAGATGCGCAATGTATGGTTTATTCCAAGCTGCGACGCATTAACATTATGGCTCGAGCGCGTGGGCTTTAAAGATATCAAAGTGGTAAACAAAGATGTCACGTCGTTAGACGAGCAGCGCCAAACCCCTTGGATGGAAACAGAGTCGCTTGCTGATTTCTTAGATCCAAATGACACCAGCAAAACCATTGAAGGCTATCCCGCTCCGCTCCGTGCTATATTTATCGCAAAAGCGTAA
- the edd gene encoding phosphogluconate dehydratase: MLHPRIQEVTERVIERSKATRQAYLARIQQAKKQTRVRAGLGCGNLAHVMAACSSSDKARLKEDEQPNLAIINSYNDMLSAHEPYKEYPDLIKAVANKFDATAQVAGGVPAMCDGVTQGRDGMELSLFSRDVIAMSTAVALSHDVFDGVFCLGVCDKIVPGLLIGALSFGHLPIFFLPAGPMQSGIPNKEKARIRQKFAQGLVSREELLEAESASYHSAGTCTFYGTANSNQMLMEIMGLHLPGSSFINPYTELRDGLTASAVETMLTQLLDGKSGNALADIVSEKTVINGLVGLLSTGGSTNHAIHLVAMAKAAGVQITWKDMADLSEVVPLLTRIYPNGHADVNHFQAAGGMGFLMRELRDGGFLHNDVKTIVGEGLDAYTMEPLLDINSNVIISDNQGPAKVKWVPVPENSLDEEVLRPVANPFNKQGGLQLLNGNLGKAVIKVSAVQEQHQTVTAPAKVFSSQSELQEAFTAGKLNQDFIAVIKEQGPKAKGMPELHKLTPVMATLQDQGFKVAIVTDGRMSGASGKVPAAIHLAPEAVEGGAIAKVHEGDLITLNAPKGELVLHVSDEEMAQRELQLSPQSQTFGTGRELFSGFRHVVSSADQGACSFGIEE, translated from the coding sequence ATGTTGCATCCACGAATTCAGGAAGTCACCGAACGCGTCATTGAGCGAAGCAAAGCAACACGTCAAGCCTATTTAGCTCGAATCCAACAAGCAAAAAAACAAACGCGCGTACGAGCGGGACTGGGCTGTGGAAACCTAGCACACGTAATGGCTGCTTGCTCAAGCAGTGATAAAGCTCGCCTAAAAGAAGACGAGCAACCAAACCTAGCAATTATCAATTCGTACAATGACATGTTGTCTGCGCACGAACCTTATAAAGAATATCCAGATTTAATTAAAGCAGTGGCAAACAAGTTTGACGCGACTGCGCAAGTAGCAGGTGGTGTACCTGCTATGTGTGACGGGGTTACCCAAGGCCGCGATGGCATGGAGCTGTCTTTGTTCTCTCGTGACGTCATTGCCATGTCAACAGCGGTGGCATTATCACACGATGTCTTCGATGGGGTTTTCTGTCTTGGTGTATGTGACAAAATCGTCCCAGGATTATTAATCGGTGCTTTGTCTTTTGGCCATTTGCCCATTTTCTTTTTACCAGCAGGTCCAATGCAATCAGGGATCCCGAACAAAGAAAAGGCACGTATTCGTCAAAAGTTTGCACAGGGCTTAGTCAGCCGCGAAGAGTTACTGGAAGCTGAGAGTGCTTCATACCACAGTGCAGGTACTTGTACTTTCTACGGTACGGCGAACTCGAACCAAATGCTAATGGAGATCATGGGTCTTCATTTACCTGGTAGCTCGTTTATCAATCCATACACAGAATTAAGAGATGGCTTAACGGCGAGTGCGGTTGAGACCATGCTAACTCAGCTACTTGACGGTAAAAGCGGTAATGCACTTGCGGATATAGTGAGTGAAAAAACTGTGATCAATGGCTTGGTCGGTCTGTTGTCTACTGGTGGTTCTACCAACCATGCCATTCACTTAGTCGCAATGGCAAAAGCGGCAGGCGTTCAAATCACTTGGAAAGATATGGCTGATTTGTCTGAAGTAGTGCCGTTATTAACGCGTATCTATCCAAATGGTCATGCCGATGTAAACCACTTCCAAGCGGCTGGTGGCATGGGCTTCTTAATGCGTGAATTAAGAGATGGCGGCTTCTTACACAATGACGTAAAAACGATTGTGGGTGAAGGGCTTGATGCTTACACGATGGAACCACTATTGGATATCAACAGCAATGTGATCATCAGCGATAACCAAGGCCCTGCCAAAGTGAAGTGGGTACCAGTACCTGAGAATTCACTGGATGAAGAAGTACTTCGCCCAGTAGCAAATCCATTTAACAAGCAAGGCGGCTTGCAACTACTTAATGGTAATTTAGGTAAAGCGGTGATTAAAGTGTCTGCGGTACAAGAGCAGCACCAAACGGTGACTGCACCAGCGAAAGTATTCAGCTCTCAAAGCGAATTACAAGAAGCCTTTACTGCTGGCAAGCTTAACCAAGACTTTATTGCTGTGATTAAAGAGCAAGGCCCTAAAGCGAAAGGTATGCCCGAGTTACATAAACTGACACCTGTCATGGCTACATTACAAGACCAAGGTTTTAAAGTGGCGATTGTGACAGATGGTCGTATGTCTGGTGCGTCTGGTAAAGTACCTGCGGCGATCCACCTTGCGCCGGAAGCGGTTGAAGGTGGTGCAATTGCAAAAGTACACGAAGGTGATTTGATCACCTTAAATGCACCAAAAGGCGAATTAGTGCTACACGTCTCTGATGAAGAAATGGCACAGCGCGAATTACAGCTTTCACCGCAATCGCAAACATTTGGTACGGGTCGAGAGCTATTCTCAGGATTTAGACACGTAGTGAGCAGTGCAGATCAAGGCGCATGCTCATTTGGCATCGAAGAATAA